The following are encoded in a window of Vicinamibacterales bacterium genomic DNA:
- the tsaB gene encoding tRNA (adenosine(37)-N6)-threonylcarbamoyltransferase complex dimerization subunit type 1 TsaB, with product MTILSLDTSSASGSAAILRDGAILVERRGDAARTHGERLPRELMDLLDAAGLRLDEIDRFAVAIGPGSFTGLRIGIATVQGLALAAGKLVTPVSTFDALRISAGLSDTAIAVWIDAHRGEVFAMLYGADGRVQHEPTSLPPDATLDAWALALAPLSSVRFAGDGAVKYRDAIERRIGGAATIAPAVPPLAAVIASIADAAPDRGVRPHAVAPLYVRRSDAELARDRRRRGGA from the coding sequence TTGACGATCCTCTCGCTCGACACATCGTCAGCATCGGGCAGCGCGGCGATCCTGCGCGACGGCGCGATCCTGGTCGAACGCCGCGGCGACGCCGCGCGCACGCACGGCGAACGCCTGCCGCGCGAGCTGATGGATCTGCTCGACGCCGCCGGCCTTCGGCTCGACGAGATCGATCGGTTCGCGGTCGCGATCGGACCAGGATCGTTCACCGGGCTCCGCATCGGCATCGCCACCGTGCAGGGGCTCGCCCTCGCGGCCGGCAAGCTCGTCACGCCGGTCTCGACCTTCGATGCGCTGCGGATCTCGGCCGGCCTTTCCGACACCGCGATCGCCGTGTGGATCGATGCGCATCGCGGCGAGGTGTTCGCGATGCTGTACGGCGCGGACGGCCGCGTCCAGCACGAGCCGACCTCGCTGCCGCCCGACGCCACCCTCGATGCGTGGGCGCTGGCGCTGGCGCCGCTCTCCTCCGTGCGCTTCGCGGGGGACGGCGCCGTGAAATACCGCGACGCGATCGAGCGCCGGATCGGCGGCGCTGCCACGATCGCGCCGGCGGTCCCGCCGCTGGCGGCCGTGATCGCGTCGATCGCCGACGCCGCACCCGACCGTGGCGTGCGCCCCCACGCCGTGGCGCCCCTCTATGTCCGCCGCTCGGATGCCGAGCTGGCACGTGACCGGCGCCGCCGGGGCGGCGCTTGA